A stretch of the Musa acuminata AAA Group cultivar baxijiao chromosome BXJ2-7, Cavendish_Baxijiao_AAA, whole genome shotgun sequence genome encodes the following:
- the LOC135617121 gene encoding pentatricopeptide repeat-containing protein At5g27460-like encodes MAAASLFAALLRRCCSRNPSAPSLRTSPFALLESSRSFSSGPPTSEVLAVEEGTAASEDNLRSRIFRLRLPKRSATDALDRWSGEGRTVTASGLRQITKDLMRLQRYKHALEIITWMDSNDPFQLSSSDHARRLDLIIKVHTIAEAETYFKKLTTSASKKAAAFPLLHYYVKARDLQKAESLMSMLQNCGLAVDTHPFNEMMKLYMATDKFKSVTHVIQYMLRSKISLNVLSYTLWMNACGKLSGIASAEMVLMKMINDKNVEVGWSTYSTLANIYTNSGYIDKAYDALRVAEEKLSVTKRLAYYFIMTNYSALSDRDGVLRLWESSKKVPGRITCANYMCVILCLVKVGDIREAERIFRTWESECRNYDVRVSNVLLGAYMRNGWMHKAESLHLHTLEKGARPNYKTWEILMEGWVNNRQMDRAVEAMKKGFSMLKDCQWRPPAAILMSIAEYFEEHGSVDEAKTFVKVLRGLGLMDLPLYKLFLRTHIKAGRVVPNILRMMGQGQIDLDEETLSLIQRMSNISSTVDDDFLCQN; translated from the exons GGCCGTCGAAGAGGGGACTGCCGCCTCCGAGGACAATCTCCGGAGCCGAATCTTTCGGCTCCGATTGCCTAAGCGGAGCGCGACGGACGCCCTAGACAGATGGTCCGGAGAGGGGCGCACGGTGACGGCGTCGGGGCTCCGCCAGATCACCAAGGACCTCATGAGGTTGCAGCGCTACAAGCACGCCCTCGAG ATTATAACATGGATGGATTCAAATGACCCTTTCCAATTATCATCCTCAGATCATGCACGCAGACTTGATTTGATAATTAAAGTCCACACTATAGCTGAAGCTGAAACTTATTTCAAGAAGCTAACTACCAGTGCTTCAAAGAAGGCTGCAGCTTTTCCTCTTCTACATTACTATGTGAAAGCAAGAGACTTGCAGAAAGCTGAGTCCCTAATGTCTATGCTGCAGAATTGTGGGTTGGCCGTGGATACTCACCCTTTTAATGAGATGATGAAGTTGTACATGGCCACTGATAAGTTCAAATCAGTTACTCATGTAATCCAGTACATGCTACGCTCCAAAATATCTCTTAATGTTCTTTCGTACACCCTTTGGATGAATGCATGTGGTAAGTTGTCTGGTATTGCTTCTGCGGAAATGGTTCTGATGAAAATGATAAATGACAAGAATGTTGAGGTTGGTTGGAGCACATACTCAACTTTGGCCAATATTTACACAAATTCTGGATACATTGACAAAGCATATGATGCACTCAGAGTTGCTGAGGAAAAGCTTTCTGTGACAAAGCGTCTTGCCTATTATTTTATCATGACTAACTATTCTGCTCTGAGTGACAGGGATGGGGTTTTGAGATTGTGGGAGTCCAGTAAAAAGGTACCTGGTAGAATAACTTGTGCAAACTACATGTGTGTGATATTATGTTTGGTGAAAGTTGGTGACATTCGAGAAGCTGAGAGAATCTTTAGGACATGGGAATCAGAATGCAGAAATTATGATGTCAGGGTTTCCAATGTTCTTCTAGGAGCTTATATGAGGAATGGATGGATGCATAAAGCTGAGTCATTGCATCTTCATACTTTGGAGAAAGGTGCCCGCCCAAATTACAAGACATGGGAGATTCTGATGGAGGGATGGGTGAATAACAGGCAGATGGATAGAGCTGTGGAAGCCATGAAGAAAGGTTTCTCTATGTTAAAAGATTGTCAATGGAGGCCTCCAGCTGCAATCTTGATGTCCATTGCAGAGTATTTCGAGGAGCACGGCAGTGTTGATGAggcaaaaacatttgtcaaggtTCTTCGAGGTTTGGGCTTAATGGATTTACCCTTGTACAAGTTGTTTCTCAGAACACACATAAAAGCTGGGCGAGTTGTTCCAAATATTCTTAGGATGATGGGACAAGGTCAAATAGACCTGGATGAGGAAACTCTATCACTTATTCAACGGATGAGCAATATCAGCAGCACTGTGGATGATGATTTTCTTTGTCAGAATTGA
- the LOC103991529 gene encoding uncharacterized protein LOC103991529, which produces MGSLGAAIDSNHRRPRFLCLHGFRTSGAIMRSQVVGKWPEEVIGRLDLVFPDAPFPAEGKSDVEGIFPPPYYEWFQFDKDFLEYRNLDKCFAYIEDLMIEHGPFDGLMGFSQGAILSAALVGLQARGSALTRVPKVKHLIIIGGAKFQSPAVAEKAYASAVDCTSLHFLGDMDFLKKHGEALLESFINPYVIRHPKGHTVPRLDDKSLETMRDFLQKIENDLPRDAPCTDKHEEVHLS; this is translated from the exons ATGGGGAGCCTCGGGGCCGCGATCGACTCCAACCATCGGAGGCCGAGGTTCCTGTGCCTCCATGGCTTCCGCACCAGCGGCGCGATCATGCGGTCGCAGGTGGTGGGGAAGTGGCCGGAGGAGGTAATCGGTCGATTGGACCTCGTCTTCCCCGACGCGCCCTTTCCCGCCGAGGGCAAGTCGGACGTCGAAGGCATATTCCCTCCTCCCTATTACGAGTGGTTCCAATTCGATAAA GATTTTTTGGAGTACAGGAACTTGGATAAATGCTTCGCCTACATCGAAGACCTCATGATCGAGCACGGACCGTTCGATGGCCTCATGGGCTTCTCTCAA GGTGCGATTCTCTCGGCGGCACTCGTGGGTCTTCAAGCGAGG GGGTCGGCCTTGACGAGGGTACCGAAGGTGAAGCATCTGATTATAATTGGAGGGGCGAAGTTCCAATCGCCGGCGGTGGCCGAGAAGGCGTATGCGTCTGCTGTCGATTGCACGTCGCTCCACTTTTTAG GTGACATGGACTTCTTAAAAAAACATGGTGAAGCACTATTAGAGTCCTTTATAAATCCATATGTCATCCGGCATCCCAAGGGCCACACTGTCCCTAGGCTTG ATGATAAAAGTCTGGAGACAATGCGTGATTTTCTGCAGAAGATTGAAAATGATCTGCCCCGTGATGCACCATGTACTGATAAGCATGAGGAAGTGCATTTGAGTTAA